From the Burkholderia cenocepacia genome, the window GTGCGCGATCGTGTTCAGTCTGCTGCTCAATCATCTGCTGCTGCCGCATGCGTGGCGCAACCAGCGGCTGTTTCACGACCTCGCCGAAGCCATCGTGTTCGGCGCGGCCGCGGTGGCCGCGCTCGGCTACGTGCTCGGCCTGCCGTTGAGCGGCCTGGTCGCGACCTCCGGCGCCGTGGCGGTGATACTCGGCCTCGCGCTCCAGAACACGCTGAACGACGTGTTCTCCGGGCTCGTGCTGAATACCACGCAACCGTTCCGGCTCGACGATACGGTCTCGATCGGCGAACTCGAAGGGCGCATCGTCGAGAGCAACTGGCGTGCGACGAAGCTGATCGACAGCCTCGGCAACCTGGTCGTCGTGCCGAACAGCACCGCGGCGCGCGCGACGATCGTGAATCTCAGCGAACCCGCGGGCCTGCACGGCGTGACGCTCGCGCTCGACCTCGATCCCGCGGTGCGGCCGGCGGTGGCCGTCGGTGCGCTGGAGCGGGCCGCGGCGAGTTCGCTCGACGTGCTCGCGCGCCCCGCGCCGATCGCCGTCGTGAAGGCGTTCCGCGCGAATGCGATCCAGTACGAACTCGTCTGCTACGTCGACGCGCTGCAGAAGAAGATCACCGTGCGCAACGCGCTCTACGATCTCGCGCATCGGCATCTGGCCGCGGCGGGCGTCGCGTGGCGACCGCTAGCAGGCTCAGCGCCGGCGTCCGTATCGACTTCGCCAGGGCAGTCGGTATCGCGTCGGCTACTGCTGTTGCGCGCGGTCGAATTGTTCGAGCGCGTGGACGACGACGATCTGGCCGTGCTGGCCGATGCGCTGGTCGCGCGTTCGTTCGGCAAGGGCGACGTGATCTATGCGTCGAATGCGGAATCGCGCGTGCTGACGATCGTCGAATCGGGCGTCGCGGCGGTGTTCGTGCCGGGCGCGTCCGGCGACGTCGAAGTCCGGCGGATGGCGCCGGGCGATGCGATCGGGCAGTCCGTCGTGCTCGCCGGCACGCGGCTTCATGCGACCGTTCACGCGGTCACCGCGATGACCGTGCATCAGCTTCGCAGCGAGGATCTGTCGGCATTGATCGCGAGGAAGCCGGCGCTGGGCCGGCTGATGTGCGAGTCGCTCACCGACCATATCGCGACCGAGGAACGGATGATGATTCCGCCGGTCGAGAAGGCGCACGCGGGGTTCAGCCTGATCGGGTGGCTCGAGAAGGAAATGAAGCGGCTGCACGATTCGCTCGGCTGACGTGCGACCGGATCGCGAGGGGCGCCGGCATGCCGTGAAACGCGCGCGTCAGTCCGGCGTCGTGAAACGATCGACGAGATCGGGCTGGTCGAGTTGCTCGACCCACCAGTGCAGCGCGCGGCCCGCCTCGTCGCCGCGCCACGCGAGATAGCAGTGCGTGGTATCGCGCATGCCGGTCACCTGGCGCGCGACGAGCTTGCCGTCGGCGATCGCGCGCGCCGCGATGCATTCGGGCAGCGTGCCGACCGCGAGCCCTTCGCATTGCGCTTCCAGCTTCGCGGCCAGCGTCGGTACCGCGAGATACGGCTGGCCCGCATCGATCGCGACCGACTGCGGCTGCAGTTCGCGCGACGTATCGCTGATCACCGCGCCGCGATACTGGACGACCGACGCCATCGCCAGCGGTTCGGGCAGCGCCGCGAGCGGATGGGACGGCGCGACCGCGAACACGTGTTTCAGCGAGCCGATCGGCCGTGCGACGATGCCCGGCAATTCCGGCGGTTCGCCCGCCGCGCCGACGACGAGATCCGCCCGCCGCGAAATCAGCGCATCCCACGCGCCGCCGAGCACTTCCGTCGACAGCCGCAACCGCGTGTCCATCCCGAGCGCGTAGAACCGGTGGACGTACGGCCACAGCGCGTCGAACGGCAGGATTTCGTCGATACAGACGCGGACTTCCGTTTCCCAGCCCTGTTGCGCGCGCAGCGCCTTCATTTCGAGCTGCTCGGCGGCACGCAGCAGGCGCCGGCCTTCCTCGACGACGATGCGGCCCGCATGCGTGAGCTTCGCGCGCCGTCCGCTGCGGTCGAACAGCGCCACGCCGAGATCGCTTTCGAGTTTCTGCACCAGGTAGGTGAGCGCGGACGGGACACGATGCAGCAGTTCCGCTGCTTCGGCAAAGGTGCCGGTGCGGTCGATCGCGTCCAGGGCTTCGAGCGCTTCGAATGACAGCTTCATCGAAAATTCCGGTAGGGGGTGGCTGGCGCATCATACCAGTGCGGGGTGCAGCGCGAGCAGCGTGCGTCGCCGCGATTTGCTAGAGTGATAAGCCTCGTTCATTCAGCTTCCCGCCTCGCCCCATGAGCGCCCCTCAGCCGGATACCGCATCGTCCGATTTCATCCCCGCCGACGTCAGGCAGACCGTCGTCACGCAAGCGTTGCCGAACGGGCAAATCGGTATCGTCCGGCTGAAGACCTTGCGCAGGAACATGGGGCTGACCGCGCCCTATGAACTCGAGAATACGGATCTGATCGTGCTGCAGTTGCACCCGTTCGGCGAGCAGGATCTGTGGCTCGACGGCCGCCCCGCACCGTTCGTTCCGTATGACGCGGGAACCGTGTCGATCTACGATCTCGACCGTCGCTGGGTGGCCGATCTCCAGGGCGCGTTCGACTGCCTGCATTTCCATCTGCCGCGCCACACGCTCGAGGAAACGGTCGACGACCTCGGCGGCCGGCAGCGGCCGCAGCTTTATCTGCCGCCGCATCTGAGCACCCACGATTCGGTCATCCATGCGCTCGGACACGCGCTGCTGCCCGCGCTGGCCCGGCCCGCTGAAGCGTCGCAGATCTTCATCGATCACGTGGGGCTGGCGTTTCAGGCGCACGTCGCGCATCGTTACGGCGGCGTCGGCGAGCGGCGGGAAAGGTCGGACGGCAAGCTCACGCCGTCGCAGGCGCGCCGCGCGAAGGAGTTGCTGCTCGCGCACCTCGACGGCAACATCGGTCTGGCCGACGTGGCGAGCGCGTGCGGGCTGTCTCGCGGCCATTTCGTCAAGGCGTTTCATCGAACGACCGGGCTGCCGCCGCATCGCTGGCTCATCGTGCAGCGCGTCGAACGGGCAAAGGAATGGATGCGCGACCCGAACATGCCGTTGAGCATGATCGCCGTTGCGTGCGGCTTCGCCGATCAGAGCCATTTCTCGCGCACCTTCACGCGCTTGACCGGCGTCACGCCTCGCCGGTGGCGCGCGGACCATACGTGAGCGTCGCGATGCGGATGCGGAGCACGGCATGACAAACGCGGCGACGTGCAGGCACGCAACTTGCGCACCGGCACGGGCCGCATCACTTGGGAGGTCTTCATGAAACGACGCTGGCCGCGACAACCGATGCTCGCGATAGGTGTGTTCGCAACGTTCGGGCTGCACGCAGCCGTTGCATCGGCGGCGCCCGAAGTCTCGATCAGCCGAGCCGATTACGGGACGACCGCGACCGGGCAGGCGGTGAGCCAGTACACGCTCGCGAACCGGCGCGGCGTGACGCTGAAAGTCATCACGTACGGCGGTATCGTGACCGCGCTCGACGTGCCCGACCGCACCGGGCACGCGGCCGACATCGTGCTCGGCTTCGATTCGCTGCGCGACTACGAGGCGCACAACGGCAACATCCATTTCGGCGCGCTGATCGGCCGGTATGCGAACCGCATCGCGGGCGGGCGCTTCGCGCTCGACGGCAAGACGTGGAAGCTGCCGGTCAACGACGGGCCGAACACGCTGCACGGCGGCCCCGACAGTTTCGACGCGAAGGTCTGGACGGTCACCGGCACGCACAGCGACGCGACCGGTTCGGGCGTCACGCTGCGCTACGTGAGCCCCGACGGCGAGAACGGCTTCCCCGGCACGTTGACGACGGACGTGACCTATACGCTGACCCGCGACAACCAGATCCGCATCGACTACCGGGCCACGACGGACAAGGATACGGTCGTCAACCTGACCAACCACAGCTACTTCAATCTGGCCGGGCAGGCGGGCGGCAGCGTCGAGCGGCAACTCATCGAGATCGCCGCATCGCGCTTCACGCCAACGGACGATACGTCGATTCCGACCGGGCAACTGGCGAGCGTTGCGGGCACGCCGATGGACCTGCGCCAGCTGACGCCGATCGGCGCGCATTTGCGCGATGCGTATCCGCAGCTCGCGATCGCGCATGGCTACGACCAGAACTGGGTGCTCGACCAGGGCGGCCAGCCGGCGCCGGCGTTCGCCGCGCGTGCCTACGACCCGGCGTCGGGGCGTTTCCTCGAGCTGTACACGACGCAGCCGGGGCTGCAGTTCTATACGGCCAACGGGTTGAACGGCAGCGTCGCGGGCAAGGGCGGCACGGTCTACCGGCAAACCGATGCATTCGCGCTGGAAGCCGAGCATTTTCCCGATTCGCCGAATCATCCGGCCTTCCCGTCGACGGCGCTCAAGCCGGGCGAGACGCTGCACGAAGTGACGGTGTGGCGGGTGGGCGCGCGATGAGCGGCGGCGTCGGCGGGCGCGCGTCGATCACACGTTGATCGCGCCGCGCCCGAGTTCGATCACGCGCCCGCCGACGCCGATTTTGCCCGCTGCATCGACCGACAAGTGCAGCAGGCAGGGCCGGCCGACGGCTTCGCCCTGTTCGACCCGAAACGCGGCCGGCAGATCGTGACTGGCCGCAAGCAGCCAGCCGCCCAGGTTCGCACAGGCCGAACCGGTGCCCGGATCTTCCGCCACGCCGCCGCCTTGCTTCACGAAGAAGTAGCGGGACACGACCGTCCCCGGGCGCGCGTCGTCGAATGCGAATACGTACGCGGTCCTGCGGCCGAGGCTGCTTGGCGGCCAGATGTCGACGCGCGCGCCGTCGGGCCGCGCGCGCCGCACGGCGGCCGGGTCCTTGAGCGCGACCAGCAACTGGTCGGCACCGGTATTGACCCACAGCGGCGGCGCGAGCAGATCGTCCTCGGCGAGCCCGAGCAGGGCCGCGACCTGCGCATCGGGCAACGCGCATGGCGCGGTGTTCGGCATGCCGGCGTGCGGCGCGATGAAGGTCCACACGTCGTCGCGCGCGGTGACGTCGACGACGCCGGCCTTGAATTCGAGCGACAGCGCATCGCCTGCCTCGAGCAGATCGCGCACGACGTGCGCGGTGCCGAGCGTCGGATGGCCCGCGAAAGCCATCTCGTAGCCGGGCGTGAAGATCCGCACGCGCGCGTGCCCGCGATCGGACGGCAGTACGAAGGTCGTCTCCGACAGATTGAACTGCACGGCCAGCGCCTGCATGGTCGCGTCGTCCATGCCGCGCGCATCGTCGAACACGCACAGCGGATTGCCGCCGAACGTCGATTCGGCGAAGACGTTCAGCAGGCGAAAGGTGTATTGGGTCATCGATATCTCGTCGAGGTCAGCCCTGCTTGTCGGGCGGCGCAAGCATCGCCTGCATGTCGGGATGCTTCAGCACTTTCCGGTATTCCGCCGGACCCATTGCGTCGATCAGTACGCGGCCGCTCACGTCGGCCTTGATGTACTCGACCGCGAGCAGCGCGATGACCGGATTGGTCGTCAGCGTCGCCAGGTCGGGCGACTGATCGCCGAATTCCGCGACCACTGCCTCGGTGTCGTCCGCGACCGCGACGGCCAGCCGCCTTCCGGAGAGCCGAAGTCTCGCGCTGGCGCCGCATTTGGCCATGTCGTAGTGACGCGGCCCGTCGAGTGTGCGCGTGCCGTAGATCGCCACGTGCGTATCGACGCCGCGCGCCGCGGCCGCTTCGAGCAGCGGCCCGAGATCGTCGATCTCTTCGTCCCAGACGCCCGCGAAGATTTCCGTTTTCGCGTGGTCGATCACGCGCGCGAAGGCGCTGACGATCGCCTCCCGCCCGCTCAGCGACCAGACCAGCCCCGGCTCTTGCCGCACCGGCAGCCGGTCGAGCGCGCCCGCCGCCAGTTCGAGATCCGCGTTGAAGCGCGTGCGCAATTCTTCGAGCAGCGAGCGGTGCGGCACGGCGGCATAGCGGACCGGTTCGGAGCGGTTGACGAGCACCGCGCCGCGCGCCTCCAGGCGGCCGAGCGTCTCGTAGACCTTCGATGGCGGCATGCCGGCGCGCCGGCCGACTTCCGCCCCCGTCAGCGCGGCTTGGCCGACGAGCGCCGCGTACGCCTGCGCCTCGTATTGCGTAAAGCCAAGCCGGATCAGGGACGTGATCAGTTCCGCGTTTTCGTTCATGTGGGTGGACTCGGATGGCCGTGATCAGCATCACGGCGGTGCTTGATTAACTACCGGAGTAGTATAGAATCGATCTCACTTACTACCGAAGTAGTAAGTGAGATTTCCAAACCTTGCCAAGGAGGATCATCAAGATGCGTCAACGGATCAGTACCGGCTCCCCGTGGGAGCCCAAGGTGGGCTATTCGCGGGCCGTGGTCGTCGACAACACGATCTACGTGTCGGGGACGGCCGGTAAAGGCGACGACGTGTATGCGCAGACGCGCGATGCGTTGGCGACGCTCGGCAAGGTCCTCGCGGACAGCGGATTCGCGCTGTCGGATGTCGTCCAGAGCCGGCTGGTGGTCGCCGACTTCGACCATTGGGAAGACGCGGCACGTGCGCATGGCGAGATATACGGCGAGATCCGGCCGGCGTTCTCGCTGGTCCATGCGTTGCCGTTCGTCGATCCCGAGATTCGCGTCGAGGTCGAGGCGATCGCGGTCCGGACCGTCGCATGACGGTCGCCGGCCCGCACGCATTCCTGTCCCGCACCGCGATCGCGATGCTCGCGCTCGCGGCGGGCGTCGCGATCGCCAACGGCTATGCGCTGCAGCCGTCGCTGTCGGCCATTGCCGGCAGCTTCGGCGTGCCAGCCGCGCGGATGGCGACGCTCGCGTCCGTGACGATGCTCGGCTATCTGGCCGGCCTGGCGCTGCTGGTTCCGCTGGTCGACCGGTTCGGTCCGCGCACGCTCGTTTCGGCGCAAATGGGCGTGCTCGCGGCGTTGCTCGCGTGCGCGTCGCTGTCGTCGACGCCGCTCGCGCTCGACGCCTGCTTCCTGTTGGTGGGGGCGGCCACGACGGTCGCGGCGCAATGCAGCGCGGTCGTCGGCAAGCATGCGGAGCCGCAGCGGCGTGGCGGAGCAATGGGGATGGTGTCCGCGGGCATTTCCGCCGGCATCCTGCTGAGCCGTTTCGTCGGCGGTGCGTTGTCGCAATGGTGCGGGTGGCGCGGTGCGCTGCTCGCCTTGGCCGGTTGCGTGGCGCTGGCGGCTGTCGGCAGTGGCGTGCTGTTGCCTGGCGGTCGCCCCGAACGGCGTTCCGGCCACACTGCCACGATCGGCGCGATTCCGCGGCTGCTGCGCGACAGCGCCGCATTGAGGCGCCGCACCTGCGCCGGCATGCTGTGGTTCTTCGCGTTCAATCTGGTGTGGGTAGGGCTGGCGATCCGTCTGGCCGCGCCGCCGTACAACCTGGGAGCGGCCGAGATCGGCGCATACAGTCTCGCCGGCGTGCTCGGCCTCGGCGTGACGCGCGTGGCCGGCAAGCTCACGGATCGCTTCGGCGATCGAGCGGTGATCGGCGGCGGACTCGCCGTGGCGGCGCTTGCCACGTTACTGCTTGGTGTTGCGCTCGGTCATCCGGGCTGGCTGGGCGTCGGGCTGGCCGTGTTCGATGCCGGTTGTTTTGCCGCGCAGGTCGCGAACCAGGCCCGGGTCGTGGCGATTCAGCCCGCGCGGGCCGGTGCGTTGAACGCCGCGTACCTGACGCTGTACTACGCAGCCGGTGCGGGCGGCGCCGTGGCGGCAGGCATGCTCGTCGAACGGCTCGGGTGGGGCGCGATGATGCTCGTCGCGGCCGGTGCGGTGACGGCGGCCGCGTGGATCGGGGCATCCCGTGCGACGGTCGGTGC encodes:
- a CDS encoding mechanosensitive ion channel family protein, with protein sequence MLNFSDTALYGAPIVLVDLAAWRLVGRDRAVARAIRRCAAFAALSAVLFATGVSPLAVPASLGGLDRIAVQAICIAWWLQCAIVFSLLLNHLLLPHAWRNQRLFHDLAEAIVFGAAAVAALGYVLGLPLSGLVATSGAVAVILGLALQNTLNDVFSGLVLNTTQPFRLDDTVSIGELEGRIVESNWRATKLIDSLGNLVVVPNSTAARATIVNLSEPAGLHGVTLALDLDPAVRPAVAVGALERAAASSLDVLARPAPIAVVKAFRANAIQYELVCYVDALQKKITVRNALYDLAHRHLAAAGVAWRPLAGSAPASVSTSPGQSVSRRLLLLRAVELFERVDDDDLAVLADALVARSFGKGDVIYASNAESRVLTIVESGVAAVFVPGASGDVEVRRMAPGDAIGQSVVLAGTRLHATVHAVTAMTVHQLRSEDLSALIARKPALGRLMCESLTDHIATEERMMIPPVEKAHAGFSLIGWLEKEMKRLHDSLG
- a CDS encoding LysR family transcriptional regulator; the encoded protein is MKLSFEALEALDAIDRTGTFAEAAELLHRVPSALTYLVQKLESDLGVALFDRSGRRAKLTHAGRIVVEEGRRLLRAAEQLEMKALRAQQGWETEVRVCIDEILPFDALWPYVHRFYALGMDTRLRLSTEVLGGAWDALISRRADLVVGAAGEPPELPGIVARPIGSLKHVFAVAPSHPLAALPEPLAMASVVQYRGAVISDTSRELQPQSVAIDAGQPYLAVPTLAAKLEAQCEGLAVGTLPECIAARAIADGKLVARQVTGMRDTTHCYLAWRGDEAGRALHWWVEQLDQPDLVDRFTTPD
- a CDS encoding helix-turn-helix transcriptional regulator, whose translation is MSAPQPDTASSDFIPADVRQTVVTQALPNGQIGIVRLKTLRRNMGLTAPYELENTDLIVLQLHPFGEQDLWLDGRPAPFVPYDAGTVSIYDLDRRWVADLQGAFDCLHFHLPRHTLEETVDDLGGRQRPQLYLPPHLSTHDSVIHALGHALLPALARPAEASQIFIDHVGLAFQAHVAHRYGGVGERRERSDGKLTPSQARRAKELLLAHLDGNIGLADVASACGLSRGHFVKAFHRTTGLPPHRWLIVQRVERAKEWMRDPNMPLSMIAVACGFADQSHFSRTFTRLTGVTPRRWRADHT
- a CDS encoding aldose epimerase family protein, with translation MKRRWPRQPMLAIGVFATFGLHAAVASAAPEVSISRADYGTTATGQAVSQYTLANRRGVTLKVITYGGIVTALDVPDRTGHAADIVLGFDSLRDYEAHNGNIHFGALIGRYANRIAGGRFALDGKTWKLPVNDGPNTLHGGPDSFDAKVWTVTGTHSDATGSGVTLRYVSPDGENGFPGTLTTDVTYTLTRDNQIRIDYRATTDKDTVVNLTNHSYFNLAGQAGGSVERQLIEIAASRFTPTDDTSIPTGQLASVAGTPMDLRQLTPIGAHLRDAYPQLAIAHGYDQNWVLDQGGQPAPAFAARAYDPASGRFLELYTTQPGLQFYTANGLNGSVAGKGGTVYRQTDAFALEAEHFPDSPNHPAFPSTALKPGETLHEVTVWRVGAR
- a CDS encoding PhzF family phenazine biosynthesis protein, translated to MTQYTFRLLNVFAESTFGGNPLCVFDDARGMDDATMQALAVQFNLSETTFVLPSDRGHARVRIFTPGYEMAFAGHPTLGTAHVVRDLLEAGDALSLEFKAGVVDVTARDDVWTFIAPHAGMPNTAPCALPDAQVAALLGLAEDDLLAPPLWVNTGADQLLVALKDPAAVRRARPDGARVDIWPPSSLGRRTAYVFAFDDARPGTVVSRYFFVKQGGGVAEDPGTGSACANLGGWLLAASHDLPAAFRVEQGEAVGRPCLLHLSVDAAGKIGVGGRVIELGRGAINV
- a CDS encoding TrmB family transcriptional regulator, whose translation is MNENAELITSLIRLGFTQYEAQAYAALVGQAALTGAEVGRRAGMPPSKVYETLGRLEARGAVLVNRSEPVRYAAVPHRSLLEELRTRFNADLELAAGALDRLPVRQEPGLVWSLSGREAIVSAFARVIDHAKTEIFAGVWDEEIDDLGPLLEAAAARGVDTHVAIYGTRTLDGPRHYDMAKCGASARLRLSGRRLAVAVADDTEAVVAEFGDQSPDLATLTTNPVIALLAVEYIKADVSGRVLIDAMGPAEYRKVLKHPDMQAMLAPPDKQG
- a CDS encoding RidA family protein; protein product: MRQRISTGSPWEPKVGYSRAVVVDNTIYVSGTAGKGDDVYAQTRDALATLGKVLADSGFALSDVVQSRLVVADFDHWEDAARAHGEIYGEIRPAFSLVHALPFVDPEIRVEVEAIAVRTVA
- a CDS encoding MFS transporter codes for the protein MTVAGPHAFLSRTAIAMLALAAGVAIANGYALQPSLSAIAGSFGVPAARMATLASVTMLGYLAGLALLVPLVDRFGPRTLVSAQMGVLAALLACASLSSTPLALDACFLLVGAATTVAAQCSAVVGKHAEPQRRGGAMGMVSAGISAGILLSRFVGGALSQWCGWRGALLALAGCVALAAVGSGVLLPGGRPERRSGHTATIGAIPRLLRDSAALRRRTCAGMLWFFAFNLVWVGLAIRLAAPPYNLGAAEIGAYSLAGVLGLGVTRVAGKLTDRFGDRAVIGGGLAVAALATLLLGVALGHPGWLGVGLAVFDAGCFAAQVANQARVVAIQPARAGALNAAYLTLYYAAGAGGAVAAGMLVERLGWGAMMLVAAGAVTAAAWIGASRATVGAAGEPMSAG